A DNA window from Aureibaculum sp. 2308TA14-22 contains the following coding sequences:
- a CDS encoding NADP-dependent isocitrate dehydrogenase, producing MSKSAPIIYTKTDEAPALATASFLPIVKAFTKPANITIETKDISLAARILATFPDFLTDDQKVPDALAELGVLVNKPEANIIKLPNISASVPQLKAAINELQAKGFALPHYPDEPENSDEKSIKARYDKIKGSAVNPVLREGNSDRRAPKAVKNYAKRNPHSMGAWSSDSKTHVATMSQGDFAHNEKSVTLSEATSVRIQHTDINGNTSILKDNLDLIKGEIIDATVMNKKALLQFLSEQVADAKEKGILFSLHMKATMMKVSDPIIFGHAVRVFFKDIFDKHGTTLEEIGVDVNNGFGNLVSQLNELPEAKRKAVEADIDEAFKNGPALAMVNSDKGITNLHVPSDVIIDASMPAMIRTSGQMWNAEGNQQDTKAVIPDSSYAGIYQATIDFCKENGAFDPTTMGTVPNVGLMAKKAEEYGSHDKTFEIESAGKVQVINDNGTILLEHNVEQGDIWRMCQTKDAPIQNWIKLAVDRATATQTPTVFWLDKNRAHDAELIKKVNTYLPDHDTTGLEIKILSPVEATLFTLKRLKDGKDTISVSGNVLRDYLTDLFPILEVGTSAKMLSIVPLMNGGGLFETGAGGSAPKHVQQFLKENHLRWDSLGEFLALAVSLEHYGNVHDNSKAQVLAETLDDATDKLLETSKSPSRKAGELDNRGSQFYLTLYWAEALAAQTQDIELQERFKTIANSLKASESEIVNNLNEIQGTTVDIDGYYNPNDSLVANAMRPDENFNKILNQL from the coding sequence ATGTCAAAATCAGCACCTATAATATATACAAAAACAGATGAAGCACCAGCTTTGGCAACGGCTTCGTTCTTGCCTATTGTAAAAGCATTTACAAAGCCGGCAAACATAACTATCGAAACTAAAGACATTTCTTTAGCTGCTAGGATATTAGCCACTTTCCCTGATTTTTTAACTGATGATCAAAAAGTACCTGATGCTTTGGCTGAATTGGGAGTTTTAGTAAATAAACCTGAAGCAAACATTATAAAACTACCAAATATTAGTGCTTCTGTGCCTCAATTAAAAGCGGCAATTAACGAGTTACAGGCTAAAGGCTTTGCCTTACCCCACTATCCAGACGAACCCGAAAATAGTGATGAAAAAAGTATTAAAGCCCGTTATGATAAGATTAAAGGAAGTGCTGTAAACCCTGTTTTACGCGAAGGAAATTCAGATCGTCGTGCTCCAAAAGCGGTTAAAAATTATGCTAAAAGAAACCCTCATAGTATGGGAGCCTGGTCGTCAGATTCAAAAACGCACGTGGCCACCATGTCTCAGGGTGATTTTGCACATAACGAAAAATCAGTTACATTATCCGAGGCTACATCGGTAAGAATTCAACATACAGATATTAACGGAAATACAAGCATTTTAAAAGATAATTTAGACCTCATAAAAGGTGAAATTATCGATGCTACCGTAATGAACAAGAAAGCCTTATTACAATTTTTATCTGAACAGGTTGCTGATGCTAAGGAAAAAGGCATCTTATTTTCTTTACATATGAAAGCAACAATGATGAAAGTTTCCGATCCTATCATTTTCGGCCATGCCGTACGTGTATTTTTTAAGGATATCTTTGATAAACATGGTACAACTCTAGAAGAAATAGGTGTTGATGTTAATAACGGGTTTGGAAATTTGGTATCGCAATTGAACGAACTACCAGAAGCTAAACGCAAAGCCGTTGAAGCTGACATTGACGAAGCTTTTAAAAACGGCCCCGCTTTGGCAATGGTAAATTCTGACAAAGGCATAACCAATCTGCACGTACCTAGTGATGTTATTATTGATGCCTCAATGCCCGCAATGATTAGAACTTCAGGTCAAATGTGGAATGCAGAAGGCAATCAACAAGATACAAAAGCGGTTATACCAGACAGTTCTTATGCTGGTATTTACCAAGCTACCATAGATTTTTGCAAAGAGAATGGTGCTTTTGACCCTACTACCATGGGCACTGTACCAAATGTTGGATTGATGGCTAAAAAAGCGGAAGAATATGGATCGCACGATAAAACATTTGAAATTGAAAGTGCAGGAAAAGTTCAAGTTATTAATGATAATGGAACAATTTTATTAGAGCATAATGTTGAGCAAGGCGATATTTGGCGGATGTGCCAAACCAAAGATGCTCCAATCCAAAACTGGATTAAATTAGCAGTGGACAGAGCAACAGCTACGCAAACACCAACTGTATTTTGGTTAGATAAAAATAGAGCCCATGATGCTGAACTAATCAAAAAAGTAAATACATACTTGCCCGACCATGACACCACAGGCTTAGAAATTAAAATCCTATCTCCAGTTGAGGCTACTTTATTTACGCTAAAACGACTGAAAGATGGTAAAGACACTATTTCAGTTAGTGGTAATGTTTTAAGAGATTACTTAACAGATCTCTTTCCTATTTTAGAAGTAGGAACCAGTGCAAAAATGCTATCTATTGTGCCATTAATGAACGGTGGTGGTTTGTTCGAAACTGGTGCTGGTGGTTCTGCTCCAAAGCACGTACAACAATTTTTAAAAGAAAACCATTTACGATGGGATTCTTTAGGCGAATTTTTAGCTTTAGCTGTTTCATTAGAACATTATGGAAACGTACACGACAATTCAAAAGCACAAGTTTTAGCGGAAACATTGGACGACGCTACCGATAAACTATTGGAAACCAGCAAATCACCATCTCGAAAAGCTGGTGAGTTAGACAATAGAGGTAGCCAATTTTATTTAACGTTGTATTGGGCAGAGGCTTTAGCCGCTCAAACCCAAGATATTGAATTG
- a CDS encoding DUF6624 domain-containing protein: MKHIILFSFLIAMSCSNKNRLKEKLTNVKNEVNLIAVLDTIWKSEQRPITLRDSLMKIYGAESELVKEQQAIYKRNHIVNERKIKEILDKYGWPSKEMAGLQGNLTISNVIQHSDNEIRIHYLPMMRAAVKDKKLEPHFLVRAEDRIATERGDLQIYGGQMKYYPETKSFNVWPVLDPKNVDKRRAKIGLEPIAKFLKNRFDFEWNLEEQIKRSEEFEMERRRNTN, encoded by the coding sequence ATGAAACACATTATATTGTTTAGCTTTCTAATAGCAATGAGTTGCTCGAACAAGAACAGATTAAAAGAAAAACTTACAAACGTTAAGAATGAAGTAAACTTGATTGCAGTCCTTGATACTATCTGGAAGTCAGAACAACGACCAATTACATTAAGAGATTCACTTATGAAGATATATGGTGCTGAATCAGAATTGGTTAAGGAACAGCAGGCAATTTATAAGCGGAATCATATTGTTAATGAAAGGAAAATAAAGGAAATTCTGGACAAATATGGATGGCCATCTAAAGAAATGGCTGGCTTACAAGGCAATTTAACCATAAGCAATGTTATTCAACATTCAGATAATGAGATTCGAATACACTATCTACCAATGATGAGAGCGGCCGTAAAAGATAAAAAGTTAGAACCTCATTTTTTGGTTAGAGCTGAGGATCGAATTGCAACAGAAAGAGGAGATTTACAAATTTATGGAGGGCAGATGAAATACTATCCGGAAACTAAAAGTTTTAATGTATGGCCTGTGCTCGATCCTAAAAATGTAGATAAAAGGAGAGCAAAAATTGGATTAGAACCAATTGCTAAATTTCTTAAAAATAGATTTGATTTTGAATGGAATCTTGAAGAACAAATAAAGCGAAGTGAGGAATTTGAAATGGAACGGAGAAGAAACACAAACTAA